AGGaaggttcatagaaaatgaaattaaaagattatttcttttggtacaaaaatacTTGAGATACAGGTATATAAGAATTCTCAAAAAACACATGGTagatttcataaaaatgttttgcatcgaaataaaagaaaaaagggtaaTGATCAGTTTGATTCCCTTGTTTAATAGATCTACCACAACTGAAattggagcaggagccaggagacactAGATACAGgcctgcttttttctttctttctttctttctctgaataGTCCCTGAAACCGTCACAATTCCAGTGTGCTTTCCAACAGTCTAAAGACAAACAGCATCATCTGGGTAGGGATAAGGTGGGAATGTTGAATTCAAAGACACAGAATCCTTCCAGAATATTATTTCCTTTACCAATTACTAGTTATGTCATCTTGGGCCAGTTATTCTATCCCACCATCTTCATCTATGAAATGTGGAGCGTAATAACACCTAACTTTTATGGCTCTTATAAAGTAGTAATTAAAGAACTTTGCCAAAGACAGACTGAAAGGGTTAGTAAATGATTACTACAAGACTGTATTAAGTTCATTGCGTGTAACCACCAGCAACCCATTAGGAAGCAGAGTCTTATTCAAAACCTGGCATTACTGCTTCATATTTTTCAAAGTCATGTGATACATTCATTGTTTTGAGGAAATCTTACATTCTGTTTTTTTAGCAGCATAAGAGAACAAGATTCTGTTTTTGACTAGTAGAAATATtaaacttggattttttttttttttggacagatATCTCTTGCTTCCAGCTCAATGACTCCTCCTATGACAGCTTAGAAAATGAGTTAAATGAGGATGTTGATGCTCCATGCAGTGACTTGGTAAAGAAACTCGGCCAGGGCAGCAGAAGCATGGATTCCGTCTTAACCCTCAGTGACTACGACCTCGACCAGCCTGAGATGGAAGGCCTTTTAACCCTGAGTGACTTCGACTTAGAACATTCTAAAGATGAAGGTGTACAAATGAAACtccctgtgggatcccagctgGTGAACATCCCAGTCGTGTACACGAAGATTTCACCACGTGGCCATGCCAGGGCCCCCTCTGGCACAGgtgcacccagctccctgtccacaCCTGTGACAGGAGCTCCAAAAATCCCAAGACGTCACCGGCGTTGTTCGGAGCCCAGCATCGACTACCTAGATTCCAAGCTTTCCTATCTCAGGGAATTCTATCAGAAAAAGTTACGGAAATCCAGCTGTGACGCCATTCTCTCCCAAAAGGATGAGGACTGTCAGAGGCACAATCAACCCCTCCAGGAAGGGGCCAAGATGTGTTTTAAACAGAGTTCCATCACAGGTAGTGACAGCAACAAAAAGAATGCTACTAATCAAAGCACGAAGAAGAAAAGCTCATCTGGCCATGAAGGCAGTCACACAAAACTTTTCCCTAAGTCCAAGCCAATGGCCATTTCTGTGGCATCATGCAGCCATTTGTCCTCACACGATCATCCCAGCAACCAGCCCTTGGACGCAGATCCATCGGGGTAttccccaccacacacagcagATGCCCTAAAGAGTTGCAGGACACACCGGCGCTGCTCAGAGCCCAACATCGACGACCAGAACTGCAAACTCACCTATCTCAGGGAGATTTATTCAAAGAAACAACATAAAACCAGCTGCAATGTTGGCCTCTTGCACAGAGAAGATGATTATCTGAAACGGCATAAGTCTTTGCAAATGGAAGGGCAAAAGCTTATTAATCAGAGTTTGGTCATGGGGATTGAGGTGGGCAAGAGCAGTGCAGCAAGCCAAAACACTGAGAAGGTTCTACCCCCAAGGCTAAACCTCTGCCCCAGGACTAGCTATTCCAGCCTGTCCTCCCCCGGCACATCCCCGTCTGGCTCATCAGTGAGCTCCCAAGACAGCGCTTTTTCTCAGATTTCTGAACACTCTGTGTTTACACCCACTGAAACTTCCTCCCCAATAGATTGCACTTTTCAGTCTCAAAGAAAACAGGAAGTTTTCATTTCTGGGATGCCCAGTTCCTCATCAGGACAGGCCACCAGCCGCTTGCCCTATACAAAAAAGGACACGGTGGAGTGGCATTCACAGATGCACTCAGTAACTCTTCACCCCAGCACATGGCTGAGAAATGGTGTGGCCAGCCTGAAAAACTGGTCcctcaaaaagaaagcaaaggcagCCAGACCAGAGGAGAAGAAACTCACTTGTGTGAAAGCACCCTCAGAGCCACCTCCACCTGCTTCTGGTATCTCAGAAGCCAACTCTCAGCCAGAAAGAGATGTGACCCTAAGGGCAGCTGAAGGACTCGCAGCTGCACGGACAGCCCAGTGGTGTAGTTCTTACCCCTGCCAGGACTCAGAAAAATACTGTAGCTCATTCAGCCTGGTGGAAAGCAGACTCAAGCTTTGTATAAAGTCCGACGAGGGAGGAGAGGATCTTGGCCAGTGCTCTCCTGGTCCTCAGCCTTGGGAGAGAGCCTCATCCAGCTCCGAGACTGTGGCTGATGCAACCAGCCCAGAGTCAGGACTTCCAGTGGTTTGTGATGATGGGGACAGATATGTAATCAAAGACATGGAACCACAGTAACAATTGATGTCTACAAGACCACGAACTGGACTAATAACAATAATTACTAAAACCCCTTTATACCAGAGATACTTGGAATAGGTAGCATACTGATCAACCATTGCTGGTACTTAGGTGATAAAATCTTTTTCCAAGTAGTCTCAgcaaacagaaatattttgtgGTCCTAAGTGTTTGGGAGGCTGTTCCTCATTCACCTGTGAGATTGGTCCTGTCATGGTTTCACAGATACTAGCATAATAGCTAGAGCAAGCCCTCTGTATAGGAAGCATGGCTTATGTGAACTGTCCTGGATTAGTGTCTTGAGAAAGCCAGGTTATCATAAACAAAGAATAGGGATCAGGGGAGAGATGGGAAAGGTTCAGAGAAACTATTCACATTCCATGGAATGTTTATAGTAAGTAGGCAGGGGGAAAAATGCCACTCAAAGCAAAAGAAGCATGTGTGGTAATGAAGGAAATCATGTATAAGCTTTCCGTGAGTCCAATTGTGGCGTCTTAGTCACGTGTCCCCACAGGCTTATCCCAGGAACCAGTCCATAGAAGCAACTACTAGAGAAAAGACTGATGTATCAAAAGCCATAGTCACCTTGCTGtccttgttttttgttgttggttatGAGTGAGTTGCTTCGTTCTTCCATTAAGtgctgatttgtttttttcccacagCTCAAGGACACAGTtgtgaggagaaaaagagagaggtggTTCCTTCACTTCAGTACTCTTTCTAAAGTTGCCCAAGTTAGGCGCATTTGCCATTTCCCCAGGAGGAAAAGATGGCAAGAACAGTGCTTTCTCAGCTACACGACCATTGCTCCCAACTGGCTCAAAGCACGACTCCCTCGAGCTGAAATGTttcctgcagccctgcctctTCCTGATTGAAGTTAGCCAGGAAAATTACTCATAAGCCATTCTTGACTTGGATTTTTGTAGTATGGCCATTGAGAAAAACTTAGAAATTGGCAGATTATAATGAGTCACAGGATAGAATATGCAACCAAGTGCCTGCCAGGCCTTCTCAGTCTTTGGATTTGGATTTTCTTACTAACAGAAGATTTTCCATATTTTTCCATGAATCATGATTGTATTGATGGCTCTAGAGAATTTTtacatttgtgtttgtgtttgtgttttacatCCATGTATCTTCCTTTTGTCTTAAAAGGTTATGCCAGTAAATCTCTCATGGGAATAATCAGGCCTCGCCTGCCAGTTTGAAGGGGGCAGCACTGAAGATAGCTGTGCATCAGAGCCCAGcctatttttttcctattgacTCCATCATCAAGGAGACATTTTCTCTCAAACTAatccctattttttttcttataaatcgTCAGAAATGTGTGACATCACCTGCCCTGCCTTGTCCCATTTTCAttgtaggggaaaaaaataaatatcagctATAGGTGTTACCTACCTCTTGGGGCACCTGGCCTGTTTGCCCTAGTAGTTATAATTAACTTTCAGAGCTCTGCGTATAAACAGCTCCTTTCATGACACTAGCCAGCTCGGTCACAGATGTGAAGTAGATTTCATCTTCTAAGCGGCCACTCCACAGTGAGGCTCCTGAGTGTCCAGGTACATGGTGGAATGACACCGAAAGAAGGCAGGGACTCCCCTTACCCTTAGGCATACTACTGTCTGAACTGCAAGATGTGAATGAAATTCTTAATGCTTGGATTGTCTTTTCTGGAAGAAATGACTTCTCTTACCAGAATAATAGGTTTACCCTCTTTCCTGTTGGCCAATACAGAATTCACCCAATCTGAAGTACAGCATACTTGCCACAGTTCTTTCATGATCATTCCTATTCTGTGTCCCTTTAGATGTTCCTATAATAATTAATGTGAATAGTTTAATATTGCTGTAAAGTATATTGTATGATTCAAAGAATCTACATGCCATTTTATTATACTCCATCAATCTATAATATATTAGACTGATGCTTTATCTAAAATGCTTTGAGTTTGTATAATATATCTTGACAAATTTTATTATCATATGTTAtgtaataaatgtgtatttttgtacTTGCAGAATCTGCTGCTAACTTTTAAAGTGGTTTGGTTTTCAAGGCACTGATATTGGATACATATGAAGTCCATGCTATCTGTTAAATAAAATGCAGCATTAACAATCCTGCCAGCACAGTATTGccctttggaaaataattttagacAATGAGTCTAGTCTCTGCTCAACACTGGAAATGTTATAGAGTAATTAATATTTGAACAGGAACTTCGAACTTTCAGCCATAAACCACACTCTCAGAAACAGGTGTGGCTGGCTTTATGCGGGGTGGGTGGGATGGAGAGAGATTACCTAATCTCGTTGCcaaaaaagaaatcctgttttAAACACAAAGTCTTCATTTTCTTGGGCACTAGATTTTCATTACACTTCTGGAATGAGACAAAGTCTATGTTCTAACACCAAAATgatcattggttcactctgatTGACTGATGAGGTCTTCTCGTCCAAGTCTGGACCTTTCTGACCTTGAACACCCATTTGTCCCCAAGCCTGTGACATGAGTGTTTCTAGTTTGTGCCAACACACTCTCACTGACTCCTCATGCCGACTGCATCTTTGCCTTCTCAAAGTTCACTTGGgttttccctctgtaaatttcACCATCAGCTCAAAGTCCAGAAAAATTATTTGCTCTTACTAATCAGTGAAGACTACAACTCCAGAACTCTTATTTCCTTACATTGGGAAATGTACACATACGTGGACACGAATTTCTCtagattttacaaaaaaattataattttgattGTAATAAAGTTAACCTattgaaaacattaaagaaattatCTCCTTTATGTTTTTCTACTTCTCATGACATGGAACACAAAGAATCTACTTTGTCTTTGAACCCATAGCAGAGGTTTTTgtgggattttgtttttcttttgaaaaaaaagttcttaaagtATTACATACCTTGCTGTTAAAACCAAGATCTGGCATGGAAACAGGAGTTAATAATTTGGTATCCTCCTAAACTTTCCATTTCAATGCTAAGAAAAATTATTACCAAGGTAGACTTAGCAAATACATTTTGTTCCCTGAATAACAAAGTTGGATAAAATGTTCACTTTAATATCTACTCTACCCGTAAAGAGTTCCCTAAGCTAAATGTCCTGCTGAAAGTGACAGTACTCAAGCTGTGTGCTGGCCACCCTGTGTcaggcccctgccctgggcctgcACCACCTCCAGGTTGCATCCAGAGGTTGTTGGGTTGTTTAGGGTTTCTTTCCTCATACAATGAGCGCTTGAAGCCTCAGTTCTGTGTAATATCAGTTGTTAAAGGAGAATTGACAAAGGGTCAAGGTGAAAGGCAGAAAATTCTGCTTTGAAAACTCAAATACAAAAGATGAGATTAGATGAAGATTCTTTATCTGCAGCATCACAGcgtatttaaactttttaaatttatttttattagacagattAATGGagtagaagagagacagagaaaaatcttccatcttctggttcacccctcccaaatggtcacaacagccagaaccaagctgatcggaagccaagagcttctgggtctcccatgtgggtgcagggcccaaggctttgggtcatcctccactgctttcccaagccatcagcagggaactggatgagaagtggagcagccaagaaatgAAGCAGTACACAttggggatcctggagcttgcaaggggagaattagccaattgtgccatcacactgggtccaatatatatgcattttagaTCATTCAAGTTGAACTACATGTAGCTAAGTAAAATGCAGGTTTAAGAGACATTAAAATTTCAATGCAGATTGCTTTAATCTAGATTTAATGTCATTAGAGTAACGTGGAATTTAATTTAGAActttggggtcagcattgtggtaatATAACAGAGGtgcagttcaagtcttggctgcatGACTATCAATCCAGCCTGGGTATCAGCTTCAGGCAACTCAGGGACTttagtccctgccagccacatgggagacctggatggagctcctggctccagccagagGCAGCCACAGCTGTTAATATGcaggaccagcagatggaagatcactcccgtgtgcatgtgtgcttgtTGCGCTCTCTCCCATATACACAGCAAATAATTAACTAaatataaatctttgaaaaacattagAACTTTTTAGCCTCTTCATCTGCTAACAGGAGTGAATGAATCAGCTGCAAATGTTTAAGTCTCATTACTCAAGGCAAACAAAGTGAGTAAAGAAACAACCTATTTCTCCCAGGTCACAGTGGCTGTGGTGGTTGCTGCCTAATATTTTTAGAAGGAAAGGGAAATTAACCATCCTATTCTTGAGTGAAGACAAATGTCACAGCAGCGAGAAGAAAGACTTTTGATGAGCCCATTCAGGAAAGAAACTGAATCacaatttggggggaaaaaaggaaaatataaaaagtgGAAATAGCATTGCTAAGGAAAAAGTGGAAGAATTAATATGCTAAAATGCCAATCAAGTGTGGTTTGATTGCCAGATTCATTCCATACCCCCAGTAACAAGGTGGAAAAAGTTGCAGCATTCAGGGACTTAGGACAACAAAAGGGGAACTGGACTGGAGTGTGTTGGAAAAGGAAAACCAGCATTTAAGGAGCACTTACTGTTGTCTGTGTGAACCAGAAATGGATGCATTACCTGCCATTTTCACAGCAGTACTTGTGTCATGGGGACACTGAAGCAGAATCTCATTCCAACCTCAAGACTTCTTTCTACCCTTTCTCATGAAAAACAGTTGACAATACTTTCAGAGGAAAGCAAAAACTATATGTGAGGAATAATCTCACCTACATTCAATCATTATGTCTAGCCTGGATGTGTCCAGCTTTACGAAGATTACCCAGAAACCATTTGGAAAGCTTCATTGATTGTAAAATAATTGAACTGAAAAACGGGTCCAGACAACATAATACATACACCCTACAGAAAGCAGCTGGAGGGGAAACTTCCTAGAGCAAAGcaccaggcaacaagcagggaggaaATGCAGTCTTAATATAAGGTAAACAGAGGTTGCTGCAGTATAGTCAAGACTAGGAGACTCCATTGGTGGAATAAATCCACAGTCCCCCTGACTGGAGGATTGGTGAGAGGAGGCAGGTACCTACCTAGGCCTGGGAAACACTCTTCTTCCCTCACTCAGTAGGCAGACCAATGACCTGCCTCATGCCATTAGGTAATCAGTTCCAGGAACACTAGAGTTCTTTCTGTGGACAGAAGCAATGTGTAGAGCTGAGTGTGGAGCCCCCACCCTGTAACTGTGGGTCTTTAGGAGATCCCTATGTCTGACTGCAGAAGTTCAATGTCCCTGTCACACTGAGGGGTGTACAGACCCTTTGTGGCTTACTTATGTGCCTGCCTGGGGGAGGGGTCTACAATCATTTCAGATAGTGGATTCACTTTGCCAGACAGACTTTATGTTGTGGTAAcaccagccaaaaaaaaaaaataaatcgcACTCCCCCCATGGCTAACTATAGAGGAAGAGATCAACCATGCCGAACTTAGGTGTTGCCCTGGACTCTTGCCCCACCCTCAAGCAGTGGCCAGAATTAAAGTATCTAATAAAAAATTCCAACAGAATGACCATCATATCACTGTAAAACACACAGAAGCAAATACatgaaagaaatccaaaaatGACATGGATTTTAAAACTGCTTAGATATTGAAGAGAAACTCAAAAAAAGACTTCAGAATGTCAATTGAAAAATAGGTGGAAAGTTGTATCAACCAACTTAGGCAAAAAAAATATCAGAGATAGAAgacaaatgtgaaaatatctgatgacagagaaagaaaaaatagaaaaacaaaaaatattagtTAACATTTAGGGGATACTTTTAAATGAGCAAACATGCCTTAGGAGTTCCTTAAAGCATGGAAAGAGAATGAATTAGAAAATTTGTTCAATGAAGTAATAGCAGAAAACATCCCTAAATTGGAGGAAGGACCATTCAAGTACAGAAGACACAAATAGAGTTCCTGACAGACATGATCAGAAAAGCTCTTCAGCACGACACATAGTCAACCTTTCAACAGGAAAACAAAGCACAGATTCTAGAATGTTCCCAGGAAATGTCAGATTACATGCAGATCTCCAACTAGACTAACaactgatttctcatcagaaacctgACAGAAATAGCAGAGTTATAGTCCAAgtcctaataaataaataattttaaaaattcaacccaAAATACTGTACCTGCAAACCTGTCATTTATAAATGAAGgtgaaacaaagatcttccaaaacaGCCTGAAAAAATTTGTTACCACTTGCCCAGCTACACAAATGATATTTAAGGATGTGCTATACACAAAGGCAGGGATCCATCATTAAGACAGAATGTGAGGCCAGATATCTGCTCATAAAAGTacaaaaaatccaaaacagaCAAAAGGAATTATTTATTGGAATATGGTAAGACCAAGTGATTATTATCAATAATAACTTTGGATATAAAGGTTCTAAATTCTCCTAAAAAAATACAGACTCAGTGGATTAAAGAACACCAACATATATGCTGCCTACACAGAtgcaaagtgaaaggatggaaaaagatactcCATGccgacagaaaacaaaaatgaagaagacTGACTATCATAGCATCAGGCAAAATAGACTAGCACAAaccctgcttttaaaaaaacaagattggTATTATGTGATGATTAAATGATCAGCTCAACAGGATGATACAATCATAGTAAATGCGAATGCACCCAATGCCATGCGCTTGTCTTTTAAGTGTTAAAGGATCTAAGGGAAGACACAGGCTCCAAAACAAACTGATGGAGAGTTCTACACCCCACGTTCATCTATGGAAAGACCAActagaccaaaataaataaataaa
The sequence above is a segment of the Ochotona princeps isolate mOchPri1 chromosome 4, mOchPri1.hap1, whole genome shotgun sequence genome. Coding sequences within it:
- the ARHGAP20 gene encoding rho GTPase-activating protein 20 isoform X5 codes for the protein MEAMSPQQETLGGQPGRSSSLTGVSRLAGGSCSKKKMKTLAERRRSAPSLILDKALQKRPSTRESPSASVDTGAFLSSFASASRTLLVDGRVELRRGLQRQERHLFLFNDLFVVAKIKYNNNFKIKNKIKLTDMWTANCVDEVGEGNTNAMKSFVLGWPTVNFVATFSSPEQKDKWLSLLQRYINLEKEKDYPKSIPLKIFAKDIGNCAYSKTITVTNSDTVNGVINMSLPMLGIPGSEKDYQLWVNSGKEEAPYPLIGHEYPYAIKMSHLRDTALLTQGSKDSTATLNVQEPFLMEQLPREMQCQFILKPSRLAAAQQLSDSGQKTFKRRRSIINWAFWRGSSTHLDSLPMSPTSPVTGQLFGISLPSICENDNLPKSVLDMLFFLNQKGPLTKGIFRQSANVKSCRELKEKLNSGAQVHLDCESIFVIASVLKDFLRNIPGSIFSSDLYDQWVCVMDQGNDEEKISTVQRLLDQLPRANVVLLRYLFGVLHNIEQHSSSNQMTAFNLAVCIAPSILWPPTSSSPELENEFTKKVSLLIQFLIENCCRIFGEEISSLLGEVSVRCDTRENASDISCFQLNDSSYDSLENELNEDVDAPCSDLVKKLGQGSRSMDSVLTLSDYDLDQPEMEGLLTLSDFDLEHSKDEGVQMKLPVGSQLVNIPVVYTKISPRGHARAPSGTGAPSSLSTPVTGAPKIPRRHRRCSEPSIDYLDSKLSYLREFYQKKLRKSSCDAILSQKDEDCQRHNQPLQEGAKMCFKQSSITGSDSNKKNATNQSTKKKSSSGHEGSHTKLFPKSKPMAISVASCSHLSSHDHPSNQPLDADPSGYSPPHTADALKSCRTHRRCSEPNIDDQNCKLTYLREIYSKKQHKTSCNVGLLHREDDYLKRHKSLQMEGQKLINQSLVMGIEVGKSSAASQNTEKVLPPRLNLCPRTSYSSLSSPGTSPSGSSVSSQDSAFSQISEHSVFTPTETSSPIDCTFQSQRKQEVFISGMPSSSSGQATSRLPYTKKDTVEWHSQMHSVTLHPSTWLRNGVASLKNWSLKKKAKAARPEEKKLTCVKAPSEPPPPASGISEANSQPERDVTLRAAEGLAAARTAQWCSSYPCQDSEKYCSSFSLVESRLKLCIKSDEGGEDLGQCSPGPQPWERASSSSETVADATSPESGLPVVCDDGDRYVIKDMEPQ
- the ARHGAP20 gene encoding rho GTPase-activating protein 20 isoform X2 — encoded protein: MKTLAERRRSAPSLILDKALQKRPSTRESPSASVDTGAFLSSFASASRTLLVDGRVELRRGLQRQERHLFLFNDLFVVAKIKYNNNFKIKNKIKLTDMWTANCVDEVGEGNTNAMKSFVLGWPTVNFVATFSSPEQKDKWLSLLQRYINLEKEKDYPKSIPLKIFAKDIGNCAYSKTITVTNSDTVNGVINMSLPMLGIPGSEKDYQLWVNSGKEEAPYPLIGHEYPYAIKMSHLRDTALLTQGSKDSTATLNVQEPFLMEQLPREMQCQFILKPSRLAAAQQLSDSGQKTFKRRRSIINWAFWRGSSTHLDSLPMSPTSPVTGQLFGISLPSICENDNLPKSVLDMLFFLNQKGPLTKGIFRQSANVKSCRELKEKLNSGAQVHLDCESIFVIASVLKDFLRNIPGSIFSSDLYDQWVCVMDQGNDEEKISTVQRLLDQLPRANVVLLRYLFGVLHNIEQHSSSNQMTAFNLAVCIAPSILWPPTSSSPELENEFTKKVSLLIQFLIENCCRIFGEEISSLLGEVSVRCDTRENASDISCFQLNDSSYDSLENELNEDVDAPCSDLVKKLGQGSRSMDSVLTLSDYDLDQPEMEGLLTLSDFDLEHSKDEGVQMKLPVGSQLVNIPVVYTKISPRGHARAPSGTGAPSSLSTPVTGAPKIPRRHRRCSEPSIDYLDSKLSYLREFYQKKLRKSSCDAILSQKDEDCQRHNQPLQEGAKMCFKQSSITGSDSNKKNATNQSTKKKSSSGHEGSHTKLFPKSKPMAISVASCSHLSSHDHPSNQPLDADPSGYSPPHTADALKSCRTHRRCSEPNIDDQNCKLTYLREIYSKKQHKTSCNVGLLHREDDYLKRHKSLQMEGQKLINQSLVMGIEVGKSSAASQNTEKVLPPRLNLCPRTSYSSLSSPGTSPSGSSVSSQDSAFSQISEHSVFTPTETSSPIDCTFQSQRKQEVFISGMPSSSSGQATSRLPYTKKDTVEWHSQMHSVTLHPSTWLRNGVASLKNWSLKKKAKAARPEEKKLTCVKAPSEPPPPASGISEANSQPERDVTLRAAEGLAAARTAQWCSSYPCQDSEKYCSSFSLVESRLKLCIKSDEGGEDLGQCSPGPQPWERASSSSETVADATSPESGLPVVCDDGDRYVIKDMEPQ
- the ARHGAP20 gene encoding rho GTPase-activating protein 20 isoform X3 — protein: MRSRESPSASVDTGAFLSSFASASRTLLVDGRVELRRGLQRQERHLFLFNDLFVVAKIKYNNNFKIKNKIKLTDMWTANCVDEVGEGNTNAMKSFVLGWPTVNFVATFSSPEQKDKWLSLLQRYINLEKEKDYPKSIPLKIFAKDIGNCAYSKTITVTNSDTVNGVINMSLPMLGIPGSEKDYQLWVNSGKEEAPYPLIGHEYPYAIKMSHLRDTALLTQGSKDSTATLNVQEPFLMEQLPREMQCQFILKPSRLAAAQQLSDSGQKTFKRRRSIINWAFWRGSSTHLDSLPMSPTSPVTGQLFGISLPSICENDNLPKSVLDMLFFLNQKGPLTKGIFRQSANVKSCRELKEKLNSGAQVHLDCESIFVIASVLKDFLRNIPGSIFSSDLYDQWVCVMDQGNDEEKISTVQRLLDQLPRANVVLLRYLFGVLHNIEQHSSSNQMTAFNLAVCIAPSILWPPTSSSPELENEFTKKVSLLIQFLIENCCRIFGEEISSLLGEVSVRCDTRENASDISCFQLNDSSYDSLENELNEDVDAPCSDLVKKLGQGSRSMDSVLTLSDYDLDQPEMEGLLTLSDFDLEHSKDEGVQMKLPVGSQLVNIPVVYTKISPRGHARAPSGTGAPSSLSTPVTGAPKIPRRHRRCSEPSIDYLDSKLSYLREFYQKKLRKSSCDAILSQKDEDCQRHNQPLQEGAKMCFKQSSITGSDSNKKNATNQSTKKKSSSGHEGSHTKLFPKSKPMAISVASCSHLSSHDHPSNQPLDADPSGYSPPHTADALKSCRTHRRCSEPNIDDQNCKLTYLREIYSKKQHKTSCNVGLLHREDDYLKRHKSLQMEGQKLINQSLVMGIEVGKSSAASQNTEKVLPPRLNLCPRTSYSSLSSPGTSPSGSSVSSQDSAFSQISEHSVFTPTETSSPIDCTFQSQRKQEVFISGMPSSSSGQATSRLPYTKKDTVEWHSQMHSVTLHPSTWLRNGVASLKNWSLKKKAKAARPEEKKLTCVKAPSEPPPPASGISEANSQPERDVTLRAAEGLAAARTAQWCSSYPCQDSEKYCSSFSLVESRLKLCIKSDEGGEDLGQCSPGPQPWERASSSSETVADATSPESGLPVVCDDGDRYVIKDMEPQ
- the ARHGAP20 gene encoding rho GTPase-activating protein 20 isoform X1, which produces MDLYFVGLKMKTLAERRRSAPSLILDKALQKRPSTRESPSASVDTGAFLSSFASASRTLLVDGRVELRRGLQRQERHLFLFNDLFVVAKIKYNNNFKIKNKIKLTDMWTANCVDEVGEGNTNAMKSFVLGWPTVNFVATFSSPEQKDKWLSLLQRYINLEKEKDYPKSIPLKIFAKDIGNCAYSKTITVTNSDTVNGVINMSLPMLGIPGSEKDYQLWVNSGKEEAPYPLIGHEYPYAIKMSHLRDTALLTQGSKDSTATLNVQEPFLMEQLPREMQCQFILKPSRLAAAQQLSDSGQKTFKRRRSIINWAFWRGSSTHLDSLPMSPTSPVTGQLFGISLPSICENDNLPKSVLDMLFFLNQKGPLTKGIFRQSANVKSCRELKEKLNSGAQVHLDCESIFVIASVLKDFLRNIPGSIFSSDLYDQWVCVMDQGNDEEKISTVQRLLDQLPRANVVLLRYLFGVLHNIEQHSSSNQMTAFNLAVCIAPSILWPPTSSSPELENEFTKKVSLLIQFLIENCCRIFGEEISSLLGEVSVRCDTRENASDISCFQLNDSSYDSLENELNEDVDAPCSDLVKKLGQGSRSMDSVLTLSDYDLDQPEMEGLLTLSDFDLEHSKDEGVQMKLPVGSQLVNIPVVYTKISPRGHARAPSGTGAPSSLSTPVTGAPKIPRRHRRCSEPSIDYLDSKLSYLREFYQKKLRKSSCDAILSQKDEDCQRHNQPLQEGAKMCFKQSSITGSDSNKKNATNQSTKKKSSSGHEGSHTKLFPKSKPMAISVASCSHLSSHDHPSNQPLDADPSGYSPPHTADALKSCRTHRRCSEPNIDDQNCKLTYLREIYSKKQHKTSCNVGLLHREDDYLKRHKSLQMEGQKLINQSLVMGIEVGKSSAASQNTEKVLPPRLNLCPRTSYSSLSSPGTSPSGSSVSSQDSAFSQISEHSVFTPTETSSPIDCTFQSQRKQEVFISGMPSSSSGQATSRLPYTKKDTVEWHSQMHSVTLHPSTWLRNGVASLKNWSLKKKAKAARPEEKKLTCVKAPSEPPPPASGISEANSQPERDVTLRAAEGLAAARTAQWCSSYPCQDSEKYCSSFSLVESRLKLCIKSDEGGEDLGQCSPGPQPWERASSSSETVADATSPESGLPVVCDDGDRYVIKDMEPQ
- the ARHGAP20 gene encoding rho GTPase-activating protein 20 isoform X4 — encoded protein: MSLPMLGIPGSEKDYQLWVNSGKEEAPYPLIGHEYPYAIKMSHLRDTALLTQGSKDSTATLNVQEPFLMEQLPREMQCQFILKPSRLAAAQQLSDSGQKTFKRRRSIINWAFWRGSSTHLDSLPMSPTSPVTGQLFGISLPSICENDNLPKSVLDMLFFLNQKGPLTKGIFRQSANVKSCRELKEKLNSGAQVHLDCESIFVIASVLKDFLRNIPGSIFSSDLYDQWVCVMDQGNDEEKISTVQRLLDQLPRANVVLLRYLFGVLHNIEQHSSSNQMTAFNLAVCIAPSILWPPTSSSPELENEFTKKVSLLIQFLIENCCRIFGEEISSLLGEVSVRCDTRENASDISCFQLNDSSYDSLENELNEDVDAPCSDLVKKLGQGSRSMDSVLTLSDYDLDQPEMEGLLTLSDFDLEHSKDEGVQMKLPVGSQLVNIPVVYTKISPRGHARAPSGTGAPSSLSTPVTGAPKIPRRHRRCSEPSIDYLDSKLSYLREFYQKKLRKSSCDAILSQKDEDCQRHNQPLQEGAKMCFKQSSITGSDSNKKNATNQSTKKKSSSGHEGSHTKLFPKSKPMAISVASCSHLSSHDHPSNQPLDADPSGYSPPHTADALKSCRTHRRCSEPNIDDQNCKLTYLREIYSKKQHKTSCNVGLLHREDDYLKRHKSLQMEGQKLINQSLVMGIEVGKSSAASQNTEKVLPPRLNLCPRTSYSSLSSPGTSPSGSSVSSQDSAFSQISEHSVFTPTETSSPIDCTFQSQRKQEVFISGMPSSSSGQATSRLPYTKKDTVEWHSQMHSVTLHPSTWLRNGVASLKNWSLKKKAKAARPEEKKLTCVKAPSEPPPPASGISEANSQPERDVTLRAAEGLAAARTAQWCSSYPCQDSEKYCSSFSLVESRLKLCIKSDEGGEDLGQCSPGPQPWERASSSSETVADATSPESGLPVVCDDGDRYVIKDMEPQ